The following coding sequences lie in one Arthrobacter sp. PGP41 genomic window:
- a CDS encoding lipoyl protein ligase domain-containing protein, translating to MNGEHPPFGSGFIRLVRDPKPRSGPEDMEFIAGRLRALSSASAGELNFSLPLPTAAFSRRDSLRPGYPKARDLLAAHGYEPIIRPVGGHLALYGFGDLVVHLWAPHPDPRRSIKERFESFGHHTATALRDLGADARIGAVPGEYCTGEFSVNHAGRAKLAGTGQRLTKDGYLFSAVVMVEDAGPARAALEEAYALLGLDFRPESVGCVADAVQGATVDDVREALAGTLMPQLQPAARAGFTPTEFRAERAIDPHSPYTLSGAIRVH from the coding sequence GTGAACGGCGAGCATCCGCCGTTCGGTTCCGGCTTCATCCGGCTGGTCCGCGATCCGAAACCGCGCTCCGGCCCGGAGGACATGGAGTTCATCGCCGGGCGGCTCCGTGCGCTCTCCTCCGCCTCAGCCGGTGAGCTGAACTTCTCCTTGCCGCTTCCGACGGCGGCCTTCAGCCGCCGGGATTCGCTCCGCCCCGGGTACCCAAAAGCCCGTGACCTCCTGGCAGCGCACGGTTACGAACCGATCATCCGGCCAGTGGGGGGACACCTGGCGCTGTACGGTTTTGGTGACCTGGTGGTCCACCTCTGGGCGCCGCACCCGGACCCGCGGCGCTCGATCAAGGAACGCTTCGAATCCTTCGGCCACCACACCGCCACGGCCCTCCGGGACCTCGGGGCCGATGCGCGCATAGGTGCCGTGCCGGGCGAATACTGCACCGGCGAATTCAGCGTCAACCACGCCGGGCGCGCCAAACTGGCCGGCACCGGGCAGCGCCTGACCAAGGACGGCTATCTGTTTAGCGCCGTCGTCATGGTTGAGGATGCGGGCCCGGCCCGGGCGGCCCTTGAGGAGGCATACGCACTCCTGGGCCTCGACTTCCGCCCCGAATCCGTCGGCTGCGTTGCCGATGCCGTGCAGGGAGCCACCGTGGACGACGTCCGCGAAGCCCTGGCCGGCACGCTGATGCCCCAGCTTCAGCCGGCAGCGCGTGCCGGCTTCACGCCCACGGAGTTCCGTGCCGAGCGTGCCATCGACCCCCATTCGCCTTACACCCTGTCGGGAGCCATCCGTGTCCACTGA